One Desulfobulbaceae bacterium genomic window, AATTGAAAAAGTGGTTTTTGTCAGCTCCACGTCAGTTTATGAAAACAAAAATAAAACAATATCAGAGTCAGATGGAGAAGAGTCAGCGCTGAACCCTTTAGTGACAATCGAAAACCTTTTTAGAAACTGCAGTAAAATAAAAGCTACAATTGTCCGGTTTGGGGGGTTAATTGGTTACAGTCGAAACCCTGGAAAATTTTTTCATAAAGGCAGGCTTATCCAAAATCCAAACTCAGGAGTAAATCTTATTCATCGTGACGATTGCATTGGCATTATCAGCCAAATTGTCGAACAAGAAGCCTGGGGCGAGGTTTTCAACTGTTGCGCAGACACACATCCCACAAAAAAAGAATTTTATACATATGCAGCACAATCCATTGGCGTTCTTGCACCTGAGTTTGCAGAATCAGAAGCTGACTCATATAAAATAATAAGCAATTTACGAGTAAAGAAGGTCTTAAATTATCAGTTCAGGCACCCAGATTTGATGAAAATAAAATTTGAGAATTGAAACCGCACTGGGCGGAATAGTAACCCGGCATTAACAAAATGAAGCTGTCAAATAAATCAAACTCATGAAACCTATTGATCTTATAGAGCACCCGGAGGGCGGACGGTTCCTGGAAGTATTCAGGTCCGCCCAAACTGTGCCTACAAAGGAAGGCCACTCCCGGTCAGCCTTGACCCACATCTACTTTTCACTCAATCCCGGAGAGGTAAGCAGGTTTCATAAAGTAGCCTCCGATGAGGTCTGGAACCTGTATCAGGGATCTGGGCTGAACTTGTACATTTGGGATGAGACAAGCACACCTCCTAAATCTATTAGCCTATCTGCCGATAACAACCGCTTTTGCCATGTCGTTCCGGCAGGCACCTGGCAGGCAGCAGAGCCTATATCCGAAAAGGTCCTTGTCGGTTGCTCTGTTGCGCCCGGCTTTGAATTTTCAGATTTCACACTGATCAACCCAGACTCAGAAGAAGCAAAACTGCTCATCTCTGTCGCACAAGAAATGGTTAGATTCACCATTCCATTGTAAAAGTATCA contains:
- a CDS encoding cupin domain-containing protein gives rise to the protein MKPIDLIEHPEGGRFLEVFRSAQTVPTKEGHSRSALTHIYFSLNPGEVSRFHKVASDEVWNLYQGSGLNLYIWDETSTPPKSISLSADNNRFCHVVPAGTWQAAEPISEKVLVGCSVAPGFEFSDFTLINPDSEEAKLLISVAQEMVRFTIPL
- a CDS encoding NAD(P)H-binding protein codes for the protein MATIQTISILGSGWLGVPLAEHFISMGHHVKASTTSESRLPELTSINVEPFIVDLGVLQDSIQSFLQATILIINIPSKDIDGFGNLVKEIEKSAIEKVVFVSSTSVYENKNKTISESDGEESALNPLVTIENLFRNCSKIKATIVRFGGLIGYSRNPGKFFHKGRLIQNPNSGVNLIHRDDCIGIISQIVEQEAWGEVFNCCADTHPTKKEFYTYAAQSIGVLAPEFAESEADSYKIISNLRVKKVLNYQFRHPDLMKIKFEN